From one Catellatospora sp. IY07-71 genomic stretch:
- a CDS encoding DUF1877 family protein: MTGVDMYWHRVPADDFAKAQRSLFEQVPVYGAEGHEAALAEGSVVAVAEDYLLLEVLFAGGATPGEHAAGLVVSGGGWYPVDPATDDEIGLLAPDEVRAVAAYLDGAEPAAWIARREAELAAVLRGYSPHPWDERRAAHLAGHARALAAFYRRAADAGEAVVKVLVG, from the coding sequence GTGACCGGCGTGGACATGTACTGGCACCGGGTGCCCGCGGACGACTTCGCGAAGGCCCAGCGCAGCCTGTTCGAGCAGGTGCCGGTGTACGGCGCCGAGGGCCACGAGGCGGCGCTGGCCGAGGGCTCCGTGGTCGCCGTCGCCGAGGACTACCTGCTGCTGGAGGTGCTGTTCGCGGGCGGTGCCACGCCCGGCGAGCACGCCGCGGGCCTGGTCGTGTCGGGCGGCGGCTGGTATCCGGTCGACCCGGCCACCGACGACGAGATCGGCCTGCTCGCGCCGGACGAGGTGCGCGCCGTCGCGGCGTACCTGGACGGCGCCGAGCCCGCGGCGTGGATCGCGCGGCGCGAGGCGGAGCTGGCCGCGGTGCTGCGCGGTTACTCGCCGCACCCGTGGGACGAGCGCCGTGCCGCCCACCTGGCCGGGCACGCACGGGCGCTGGCGGCGTTCTACCGCCGGGCGGCCGACGCGGGCGAGGCGGTCGTGAAGGTGCTGGTCGGCTAG
- a CDS encoding GNAT family N-acetyltransferase, giving the protein MSVSHPLVVRPREASDLPACVEALAAVHSSGAGYPTRWPADPVAWLTPGDLAQGWVAVLGEAVVGQVLLRDSNAHGHNISRLFVSPAAQGAGVAAALLDTAVTWARDRDLPLMLEVTAHAAAAIRLYERTGWRRTGTTVAAWTAPDGSPVDVHRYVLRP; this is encoded by the coding sequence GTGTCCGTTTCGCACCCCCTGGTCGTCCGTCCTCGTGAGGCGTCCGACCTGCCCGCCTGCGTCGAAGCGCTGGCCGCCGTGCACTCGTCTGGCGCGGGCTATCCGACCCGCTGGCCCGCCGATCCCGTCGCCTGGCTGACCCCCGGCGACCTCGCGCAGGGCTGGGTCGCCGTGCTCGGTGAGGCGGTCGTGGGCCAGGTGCTGCTGCGCGACAGCAACGCCCACGGCCACAACATCAGCCGCCTGTTCGTCTCCCCCGCCGCCCAGGGCGCAGGCGTGGCCGCGGCACTGCTCGACACCGCCGTCACCTGGGCCCGTGACCGGGACCTGCCGCTGATGCTGGAGGTGACCGCCCACGCCGCGGCCGCGATCAGGCTGTACGAGCGCACCGGCTGGCGGCGTACCGGCACCACGGTCGCGGCCTGGACCGCTCCGGACGGCAGCCCCGTCGACGTGCACCGCTACGTCCTGCGCCCCTAG
- the glnA gene encoding type I glutamate--ammonia ligase has protein sequence MDRQQEFVLRTLEERDIRFVRLWFTDVLGTLKSVSVAPAELESAFEEGIGFDGSAIEGFARVYESDMIAMPDPTTFQVFPFEGGGSGESARMFCDILMPDGTPSWADPRHVLRRALSKAADKGFTFYTHPEVEFFLLADAPADGGVPTPVDAGGYFDHTTHAIARDFRRQAVLALERIGISVEFSHHEVAPGQQEIDLRYADALTTADNIMTFRHVMREVALSHGVRATFMPKPFTDQPGSGMHTHLSLFEGERNAFHDPADPHKLSKTAKAFIAGVLTHAREFTAVTNQWVNSYKRLFPQTIPDQITEAPAYVCWGHLNRSALVRVPAYGKPNSARVEVRSLDSACNPYLAFAVLLGAGMKGIEEGYELPPGAEDDVWALSSAERRAMGYASLPENLSEAIDVMAGSELVADVLGEHVFDFFLRNKRAEWEEYRREVTPFERRKYLGAL, from the coding sequence GTGGATCGTCAGCAGGAGTTCGTGCTGCGCACGCTTGAGGAGCGCGACATCCGGTTCGTGCGCCTCTGGTTCACCGACGTGCTCGGCACCCTGAAGTCGGTCAGCGTCGCCCCGGCCGAGCTGGAGTCGGCGTTCGAGGAGGGCATCGGCTTCGACGGCTCGGCCATCGAGGGCTTCGCGCGCGTCTACGAGTCCGACATGATCGCGATGCCGGACCCGACCACCTTCCAGGTGTTCCCGTTCGAGGGCGGCGGCTCCGGCGAGAGCGCCCGGATGTTCTGCGACATCCTCATGCCGGACGGCACGCCGAGCTGGGCCGACCCGCGCCACGTGCTGCGCCGCGCGCTGTCGAAGGCCGCCGACAAGGGCTTCACCTTCTACACCCACCCCGAGGTCGAGTTCTTCCTGCTCGCCGACGCGCCCGCGGACGGCGGCGTGCCGACCCCGGTGGACGCGGGCGGCTACTTCGACCACACCACGCACGCCATCGCGCGCGACTTCCGCCGCCAGGCGGTGCTGGCGCTGGAGCGCATCGGCATCTCGGTGGAGTTCAGCCACCACGAGGTCGCCCCCGGCCAGCAGGAGATCGACCTGCGGTACGCGGACGCGCTGACCACGGCCGACAACATCATGACCTTCCGGCACGTGATGCGGGAGGTGGCGCTGTCGCACGGGGTGCGGGCCACGTTCATGCCCAAGCCGTTCACCGACCAGCCGGGCAGCGGCATGCACACGCACCTGTCGCTGTTCGAGGGCGAGCGCAACGCCTTCCACGACCCGGCCGACCCGCACAAGCTGTCCAAGACGGCGAAGGCGTTCATCGCGGGCGTGCTGACCCACGCGCGCGAGTTCACCGCGGTCACCAACCAGTGGGTGAACTCGTACAAGCGCCTGTTCCCGCAGACCATCCCGGACCAGATCACCGAGGCGCCGGCGTACGTCTGCTGGGGCCACCTGAACCGTTCCGCGCTGGTGCGGGTGCCGGCGTACGGCAAGCCGAACTCGGCCCGCGTCGAGGTCCGCTCGCTCGACTCCGCCTGCAACCCGTACCTGGCCTTCGCGGTGCTGCTGGGCGCGGGCATGAAGGGCATCGAGGAGGGCTACGAGCTGCCCCCGGGCGCCGAGGACGACGTGTGGGCGCTGTCCAGCGCCGAGCGCCGCGCGATGGGGTACGCCAGCCTGCCGGAGAACCTGTCCGAGGCGATCGACGTCATGGCCGGCTCGGAGCTGGTCGCCGACGTGCTCGGCGAGCACGTGTTCGACTTCTTCCTGCGCAACAAGCGCGCGGAGTGGGAGGAGTACCGGCGCGAGGTGACCCCGTTCGAGCGCCGTAAGTACCTGGGTGCGCTGTAG
- a CDS encoding cation diffusion facilitator family transporter, which translates to MGTGHAHDHSPGHGHAHGHAVTADADRRWLSIALALILGFMGVEVVVGVLASSLALLSDAAHMLTDAAAIVLALIAMRLAARPPRGGYTFGLKRAEILSAQANGITLLLLAAWLGYESVRRLLHPEAVAGGAVLFTALAGIAVNLAATWCLSRANRTNLNVEGAFQHILNDLFAFIATAVAGLVVLLTGFDRADGIASLIVVALMVKAGVSLLGASGRILLEAAPAGVDPDALGAELACTPGVVEVHDLHVWQVTSSYPALSAHILVQPGGDCHAVRRAVEHLLHERHHIDHTTLQVDHTDEHETPATISTAHCADPHGATYRPA; encoded by the coding sequence ATGGGCACCGGACACGCGCACGACCACTCACCCGGGCACGGCCACGCGCACGGGCACGCGGTGACCGCGGACGCGGACCGCCGCTGGCTGAGCATCGCGCTGGCGCTGATCCTCGGCTTCATGGGCGTCGAGGTCGTGGTGGGCGTGCTGGCCAGCTCGCTGGCGCTGCTGTCGGACGCCGCGCACATGCTCACCGACGCCGCCGCGATCGTGCTGGCGCTGATCGCGATGCGGCTGGCGGCGCGGCCGCCCCGGGGCGGGTACACGTTCGGGCTGAAACGGGCCGAGATCCTGTCGGCGCAGGCCAACGGCATCACGCTGCTGCTGCTCGCGGCGTGGCTGGGGTACGAGTCGGTGCGGCGGCTGCTGCATCCGGAGGCCGTCGCGGGCGGCGCGGTGCTGTTCACCGCGCTGGCGGGCATCGCGGTCAACCTCGCGGCGACCTGGTGCCTGTCCCGCGCCAACCGCACCAACCTCAACGTCGAGGGGGCGTTCCAGCACATCCTCAACGACCTGTTCGCGTTCATCGCGACCGCGGTGGCCGGTCTGGTGGTGCTGCTGACCGGTTTCGACCGCGCCGACGGCATCGCCTCGCTGATCGTGGTGGCGCTGATGGTGAAGGCGGGGGTGAGCCTGCTCGGCGCGTCCGGCCGGATCCTGCTGGAGGCCGCGCCCGCGGGCGTGGATCCCGACGCCCTGGGCGCCGAACTAGCCTGCACGCCGGGCGTGGTCGAGGTGCACGACCTGCACGTATGGCAGGTGACGTCGAGCTATCCGGCGCTGTCGGCGCACATCCTGGTCCAGCCCGGCGGCGACTGCCACGCGGTCCGCCGCGCCGTGGAACACCTGCTCCACGAGCGCCACCACATCGACCACACCACCCTCCAGGTCGACCACACCGACGAGCACGAAACCCCCGCCACCATCTCCACCGCCCACTGCGCCGACCCGCACGGCGCCACCTACCGCCCCGCGTGA
- a CDS encoding DUF350 domain-containing protein: MLQDLITGAWQSVVFGVAGVSLMAVGFIVVDLLTPGRLRELIWHQRSSNAALLLAANQLGIALIVFTAIFTSYEDFGKGLASTVVFGLLGIALMALAFFVLDWLTPGRLGEMIAEVEPHPAAKVVAATHFGAALIVCACIA, encoded by the coding sequence ATGTTGCAGGATCTGATCACGGGCGCGTGGCAGAGCGTGGTCTTCGGGGTGGCCGGCGTCAGCCTGATGGCCGTCGGCTTCATCGTGGTGGACCTGCTCACGCCGGGCCGCCTGCGCGAGCTGATCTGGCACCAGCGCAGCAGCAACGCGGCCCTGCTGCTGGCCGCGAACCAGCTCGGCATCGCGCTGATCGTGTTCACCGCGATCTTCACCAGCTACGAGGACTTCGGCAAGGGCCTGGCCTCGACGGTGGTCTTCGGCCTGCTCGGCATCGCCCTGATGGCCCTGGCCTTCTTCGTCCTCGACTGGCTGACCCCCGGCCGCCTCGGCGAGATGATCGCCGAAGTCGAGCCCCACCCCGCCGCCAAGGTCGTCGCCGCCACCCACTTCGGCGCCGCCCTCATCGTCTGCGCCTGCATCGCATAG
- a CDS encoding DUF4362 domain-containing protein — protein MPLRKLLLAALLPVVLAPAACSAESPARPAATATAAAPRPSAVAPAAPTEPTDCGDVVLLQGGEVSAETTACFLDAVRDKRPAVLKVTRPTVEGDPIRYTYTALPDGRVEVVTDAREDGFGSGTMFRETCTGPAAGGAALTFATCSSPVRIG, from the coding sequence ATGCCGCTACGCAAACTGCTGCTCGCCGCGTTGCTGCCGGTCGTGCTCGCACCGGCGGCCTGCTCGGCGGAATCGCCGGCCCGTCCCGCCGCCACCGCGACGGCAGCCGCGCCGCGCCCCTCCGCCGTCGCTCCGGCCGCGCCCACCGAGCCCACGGACTGCGGCGATGTCGTGCTGCTCCAGGGCGGCGAGGTGTCGGCCGAGACCACCGCCTGCTTCCTGGACGCGGTACGCGACAAGCGCCCCGCCGTGCTCAAGGTGACCCGGCCGACCGTCGAGGGCGACCCGATCCGGTACACGTACACGGCGCTGCCCGACGGCCGGGTCGAGGTGGTCACGGACGCCAGGGAGGACGGCTTCGGCAGCGGCACCATGTTTCGCGAGACGTGCACCGGCCCGGCGGCGGGCGGAGCGGCGCTGACGTTCGCGACGTGTTCGTCCCCGGTCCGGATAGGCTGA
- a CDS encoding sulfite exporter TauE/SafE family protein: protein MDVAMLGLLAVVGVAAGGVNAVAGGGSLLMLPALLALGVPPIQATVTNSISVTGGYSASVLGTRQDLQNQGVRLRVLAPTVVAGAITGCVLLLHTSPGVFAKVMPLLVLAASLLLAFQERVVRLVGEPHGQPRWLRYVLLFGVGIYGGYFNSVLGVILIAVLGVVVVETMNRVVALKNALQLAVGVVATTAYALFGPVFWPAVAVLVPATLLGGFAGARLGRRLPARTLRAVIVGFGVAVAGVLFVRAMS, encoded by the coding sequence ATGGATGTAGCGATGCTGGGCCTGCTGGCGGTGGTCGGGGTGGCGGCCGGGGGCGTGAACGCGGTGGCGGGCGGCGGCTCGCTGCTGATGCTGCCCGCCCTGCTGGCGCTGGGCGTGCCGCCGATCCAGGCGACGGTCACCAACTCGATCTCCGTGACCGGCGGGTACTCCGCGAGCGTGCTGGGCACCCGGCAAGACCTGCAAAATCAGGGGGTACGCCTGCGCGTGCTCGCCCCGACGGTGGTGGCGGGCGCCATCACCGGATGCGTGCTGCTGCTGCACACGTCACCCGGCGTCTTCGCGAAGGTGATGCCGCTGCTGGTGCTGGCGGCGTCACTGTTGCTCGCGTTCCAGGAGCGGGTGGTGCGCCTGGTGGGGGAGCCGCACGGGCAGCCTCGCTGGCTCCGCTACGTGCTGCTGTTCGGGGTCGGCATCTACGGCGGCTACTTCAACTCGGTGCTCGGCGTCATCCTGATCGCCGTGTTGGGCGTGGTCGTCGTCGAGACCATGAACCGGGTGGTGGCGCTGAAGAACGCGCTCCAGCTCGCCGTGGGCGTGGTCGCCACGACGGCGTACGCGCTGTTCGGCCCGGTCTTCTGGCCCGCGGTGGCGGTGCTGGTGCCCGCGACGCTGCTGGGCGGGTTCGCCGGGGCGCGGCTGGGGCGGCGGCTGCCGGCCCGTACCCTGCGGGCGGTCATCGTGGGATTCGGGGTGGCCGTGGCGGGTGTGCTGTTCGTGCGAGCCATGTCATAG
- a CDS encoding histone, giving the protein MAVAKAAAKKAPAKKAAAKKAVAKKAPSRPAAAKKAAAAKKTSPARKTTAKKTSPAKKSTAAKKTVTARATAKKTTAAKKTTPMKKAAPARKTTTAKKTTAKKAPAKKATTARSSTAAKKTAAAKKTTAAKKATAAKKTTAAKKTTAAKKTTAAKKTTAAKKTTAAKKTTAAKKTTAAARSSTGARKITAAVKKTAAAKKTTARKTTAARKTTPMKKAAPARKTTTARKTTAKKAPAKKATTARSSTAAKRTTAAKKTTAAKKTTAAARSNGARKTTAARKTAAKKASPARATSAVRKTTTARKSTTARRSTPMRKAVMARSTSPARRTAAKSAPARKATMRKTAMKKAVRSSVR; this is encoded by the coding sequence ATGGCCGTAGCCAAGGCCGCAGCGAAGAAGGCCCCAGCGAAGAAGGCCGCTGCCAAGAAGGCCGTGGCCAAGAAGGCCCCGAGCCGGCCGGCCGCGGCGAAGAAGGCCGCGGCCGCGAAGAAGACGTCGCCGGCGCGCAAGACCACGGCGAAGAAGACCTCGCCGGCCAAGAAGTCGACGGCCGCCAAGAAGACGGTCACGGCCCGCGCGACCGCGAAGAAGACGACCGCCGCGAAGAAGACCACGCCGATGAAGAAGGCCGCACCGGCCCGCAAGACCACCACGGCGAAGAAGACCACCGCCAAGAAGGCGCCCGCGAAGAAGGCCACCACCGCGCGCAGCTCCACGGCGGCGAAGAAGACGGCGGCAGCCAAGAAGACCACCGCCGCGAAGAAGGCCACCGCGGCCAAGAAGACGACTGCCGCGAAGAAGACCACCGCGGCCAAGAAGACTACCGCTGCGAAGAAGACCACGGCGGCGAAGAAGACCACCGCTGCGAAGAAGACGACTGCGGCGAAGAAGACCACGGCCGCCGCACGCAGCAGCACCGGCGCCCGGAAGATCACCGCCGCGGTGAAGAAGACCGCCGCCGCGAAGAAGACCACGGCCAGGAAGACGACGGCCGCGAGGAAGACCACGCCCATGAAGAAGGCCGCACCGGCCCGCAAGACCACCACCGCGAGGAAGACCACCGCCAAGAAGGCGCCCGCGAAGAAGGCCACCACCGCGCGCAGCTCCACGGCGGCCAAGAGGACCACCGCCGCGAAGAAGACCACGGCGGCGAAGAAGACCACCGCCGCTGCCCGCAGCAACGGCGCCAGGAAGACCACCGCGGCCCGCAAGACGGCCGCGAAGAAGGCGTCGCCTGCCAGAGCCACGTCCGCCGTGCGCAAGACCACCACCGCGCGCAAGAGCACGACGGCCCGCCGGAGCACGCCGATGCGCAAGGCCGTGATGGCACGCAGCACCTCGCCCGCCCGGCGGACCGCGGCGAAGTCCGCGCCCGCCCGCAAGGCGACGATGCGCAAGACGGCGATGAAGAAGGCCGTCCGGTCGTCGGTCCGATAG
- a CDS encoding NAD+ synthase, with amino-acid sequence MTATLRLALAQVNPTVGDLAGNSSLIREWAARGAEAGAHVVAFPEMMLTGYPIEDLVFRQSFVEASQRALTRLAADLHADGLGETAVIVGYLDADGPARLGADSTSPVGPRDSLALLHRGVVAARYHKHHLPNYGVFDEDRYFVPGDTLTVVRAVWADGSQADLALTVCEDIWQAGGPFAVAASARVGLVININGSPYELNKDDARLPLVSRRAREAGAAVAYVNMIGGQDELTFDGDSIIVAADGTLLARGPQFHQALLVHDLPLPEADPDAPDGHLGAMRVERVLLPTSWTAPQGPAADAGIAPRLGDEAEVWNALVLGLRDYVRKNGAKSVLLGLSGGIDSSVVAAIAVDALGAEHVVGVSMPSGHSSQHSRDDAADLARLTGLDYRVEPIQQMVDGFLSNLNLSGLAVENLQARVRAVILMALSNQEGHLVLTTGNKSELAVGYSTLYGDSVGAFNPLKDVPKTLVWKLANWRNTIGEVIPENSITKPPSAELRPGQLDTDSLPEYDTLDPIIMGYVDGDKGRAELVAEGHDPALVDRVLRLIDGAEYKRRQSAPGTKISFKSFGRDRRMPITNRWRES; translated from the coding sequence ATGACCGCCACGCTGCGTCTCGCTCTCGCTCAGGTCAATCCCACCGTCGGCGACCTCGCCGGCAACAGCTCGCTCATCCGTGAGTGGGCGGCGCGGGGCGCCGAGGCGGGCGCGCACGTCGTCGCCTTCCCCGAGATGATGCTGACCGGCTACCCGATCGAGGACCTGGTGTTCCGGCAGTCCTTCGTCGAGGCCTCGCAGCGGGCGCTGACCCGCCTCGCCGCGGACCTGCACGCCGACGGGCTGGGCGAGACCGCGGTCATCGTGGGCTACCTGGACGCCGACGGCCCGGCGCGGCTGGGCGCGGACAGCACCTCCCCGGTCGGCCCGCGCGACTCGCTCGCGCTGCTGCACCGCGGTGTGGTCGCGGCCCGCTACCACAAGCACCACCTGCCCAACTACGGCGTCTTCGACGAGGACCGCTACTTCGTGCCCGGCGACACGCTGACCGTGGTGCGGGCGGTGTGGGCCGACGGCAGCCAGGCCGATCTGGCGCTGACCGTGTGCGAGGACATCTGGCAGGCGGGCGGGCCGTTCGCGGTCGCCGCGTCGGCCCGGGTCGGCCTCGTGATCAACATCAACGGCTCGCCGTACGAGCTGAACAAGGACGACGCGCGGCTGCCGCTCGTGTCGCGCCGGGCCCGGGAGGCCGGGGCGGCCGTGGCGTACGTCAACATGATCGGCGGCCAGGACGAGCTGACCTTCGACGGCGACTCGATCATCGTGGCGGCCGACGGCACGCTGCTGGCCCGCGGCCCCCAGTTCCACCAGGCGCTGCTGGTGCACGACCTGCCCCTGCCCGAGGCCGACCCGGACGCACCCGACGGCCACCTCGGCGCGATGCGGGTCGAGCGGGTGCTGCTGCCCACCTCGTGGACCGCGCCGCAAGGCCCGGCGGCCGACGCCGGCATCGCCCCGCGCCTGGGCGACGAGGCCGAGGTGTGGAACGCGCTCGTGCTCGGCCTGCGCGACTACGTACGCAAGAACGGCGCCAAGTCGGTGCTGCTGGGCCTGTCCGGCGGCATCGACTCGTCGGTGGTGGCCGCGATCGCGGTGGACGCGCTCGGCGCCGAGCACGTGGTCGGCGTGTCGATGCCCAGCGGCCACTCGTCGCAGCACTCCCGCGACGACGCCGCCGACCTGGCCCGGCTCACCGGCCTCGACTACCGCGTCGAGCCGATCCAGCAGATGGTCGACGGCTTCCTGTCCAACCTGAACCTGTCCGGCCTGGCCGTGGAGAACCTGCAGGCCCGCGTCCGCGCGGTGATCCTGATGGCGCTGTCCAACCAGGAGGGCCACCTGGTGCTCACCACCGGCAACAAGAGCGAGCTGGCCGTGGGCTACTCGACCCTCTACGGCGACTCGGTCGGCGCGTTCAACCCGCTCAAGGACGTGCCGAAGACGCTGGTGTGGAAGCTGGCCAACTGGCGCAACACCATCGGCGAGGTGATCCCGGAGAACTCCATCACCAAGCCGCCGAGCGCCGAGCTGCGCCCGGGCCAGCTGGACACCGACTCGCTGCCCGAGTACGACACGCTGGACCCGATCATCATGGGCTACGTGGACGGCGACAAGGGCCGCGCCGAGCTGGTCGCCGAGGGCCACGACCCCGCGCTGGTGGACCGGGTGCTGCGGCTGATCGACGGCGCGGAGTACAAGCGGCGCCAGTCCGCGCCCGGCACCAAGATCTCGTTCAAGTCGTTCGGCCGCGACCGCCGGATGCCGATCACGAACCGCTGGCGGGAGAGCTGA
- the panB gene encoding 3-methyl-2-oxobutanoate hydroxymethyltransferase: MSDSVPSLYGGPAGTRVRTRHLQLAKERGEKWAMLTSYDQYTAQIFDEAGIPVLLVGDSAANNVFGYESTLPVTVEEMLPLVRAVVGATKRALIVGDLPFGTYEEGPVQALRTAVRFMKEARCHAVKLEGHRPAQIAAITGAGIPVMAHLGFTPQSEHQLGGYRVQGRGEDAAATLLQQAREAVEAGAFSVVLEMVPGDVAKQVTTELPVPTIGIGAGPDTDAQVLVWQDMAGLRPTSAGPTPRFVKKYADLHAVLSEAATAYATEVREGTFPTSAHTF; this comes from the coding sequence ATGTCCGACAGTGTGCCCTCCCTCTACGGCGGGCCGGCCGGCACGCGGGTGCGCACCCGCCACCTGCAGCTGGCCAAGGAGCGTGGCGAGAAGTGGGCCATGCTGACCTCGTACGACCAGTACACGGCCCAGATCTTCGACGAGGCGGGCATCCCCGTGCTGCTCGTCGGCGACTCGGCCGCCAACAACGTGTTCGGCTACGAGTCGACCCTGCCGGTGACCGTCGAGGAGATGCTCCCCCTGGTCCGCGCCGTGGTCGGCGCCACCAAGCGCGCCCTGATCGTCGGCGACCTGCCCTTCGGCACGTACGAGGAGGGTCCGGTGCAGGCGCTGCGCACCGCCGTCCGCTTCATGAAGGAGGCCCGCTGCCACGCGGTGAAGCTGGAGGGGCACCGCCCCGCCCAGATCGCGGCGATCACCGGCGCGGGCATCCCGGTCATGGCCCACCTGGGCTTCACCCCGCAGTCCGAGCACCAGCTCGGCGGCTACCGGGTGCAGGGCCGCGGTGAGGACGCGGCCGCCACCCTGCTCCAGCAGGCCCGCGAGGCCGTCGAGGCGGGCGCGTTCTCCGTCGTCCTGGAGATGGTCCCCGGCGACGTCGCCAAGCAGGTCACCACCGAGCTGCCCGTGCCCACCATCGGCATCGGGGCGGGCCCCGACACCGACGCCCAGGTCCTCGTCTGGCAGGACATGGCCGGCCTGCGCCCCACCTCCGCCGGCCCGACCCCCCGCTTCGTCAAGAAGTACGCCGACCTGCACGCCGTCCTGTCCGAGGCGGCCACCGCCTACGCCACCGAGGTCCGCGAAGGCACCTTCCCCACCTCCGCCCACACCTTCTGA
- the npdG gene encoding NADPH-dependent F420 reductase, which produces MALDLASLPDVSGLTVGILGGTGDQGRGLAYRLALAGQHILIGSRSAERAQAAAQELAQQSGGNVGGGENADVAARADVLIVAVPYAGHAATLTELAEVLVGKIVVDCVNPLGFDKQGPYALKVDEGSAAQQAEALLPGARVTAAFHHVSAELLADPAVTSMDLDILVLGDDRDAVAVVQALAGRIPGMRGVHAGRLRNAGQVEALTANLIAMNKRYKAHSGIRVTDV; this is translated from the coding sequence ATGGCTTTGGATCTCGCTTCCCTTCCCGACGTCAGCGGGCTGACGGTCGGCATTCTCGGCGGCACCGGCGATCAGGGCCGCGGCCTGGCGTACCGGCTGGCGCTGGCCGGGCAGCACATCCTGATCGGCTCGCGCAGCGCCGAGCGGGCGCAGGCGGCGGCGCAGGAGCTGGCGCAGCAGTCCGGCGGGAACGTGGGCGGCGGCGAGAACGCCGACGTCGCGGCGCGCGCAGACGTGCTGATCGTCGCGGTGCCGTACGCCGGGCACGCCGCCACCCTCACCGAGCTGGCCGAGGTGCTGGTCGGCAAGATCGTGGTGGACTGCGTGAACCCGCTCGGCTTCGACAAGCAGGGCCCGTACGCCCTCAAGGTGGACGAGGGCAGTGCCGCGCAGCAGGCTGAGGCGCTGCTGCCCGGGGCCCGGGTGACCGCGGCGTTCCACCACGTCAGCGCCGAGCTGCTGGCCGACCCGGCGGTGACCTCGATGGACCTGGACATTCTGGTGCTCGGCGACGACCGCGACGCCGTCGCCGTGGTCCAGGCGCTGGCGGGCCGCATTCCCGGCATGCGCGGCGTGCACGCCGGCCGCCTGCGCAACGCCGGCCAGGTCGAGGCCCTCACCGCCAATCTGATCGCCATGAACAAGCGCTACAAGGCCCACTCCGGCATCCGCGTCACCGACGTCTGA